From Halotia branconii CENA392, the proteins below share one genomic window:
- a CDS encoding EH signature domain-containing protein: MSFQFSIPSLPETPQCSPNQLIQIASSLPNATTSIPSVDKVLEAIEQGKADQLSKLDWVYCIYAKAQWDRQNIDQSYKTSAAIWRVAISNSWLQHQLLWRIALYYSGQQEQVLAQSLAESFDVFANSDLVSSLLPVQIIQVLCSEQAGHKLAKITCEKHITQTELLNQIRESLPVWIPLFSQFIEDITPYFTTIISPDNLQVKWLLSCLGEMLDNQQIKAVNHLLTNISNEIVSDHSLLIDWLRNNYRNGGNWYKLSTPAKQRLREWIGGINYGDFQKLVNLILNKLDLQNFESNQLCRRRDFWADYSNRFERLRILLPKASQIAIGYQIQGDVNLLEDDGSDPTEVCIFDFGEWFVVEFFRGKGSEMRLFPKNSINEQILFGESTLSVKRIRCLGGDRHDHVYLWQEFSPTWLKNHGILPNPNTRLSKNPTADKLQKREHNLERWKKEIEYLEREARVYL, from the coding sequence AGCTTACCAAATGCAACAACATCAATACCAAGTGTTGATAAAGTATTAGAAGCTATTGAACAGGGTAAAGCTGATCAACTAAGTAAATTAGACTGGGTTTACTGTATCTATGCTAAAGCACAATGGGATCGGCAAAATATTGACCAATCCTACAAAACATCAGCAGCCATTTGGAGGGTAGCAATTTCTAATTCATGGTTGCAACATCAACTATTGTGGCGTATAGCTCTTTATTATAGTGGTCAGCAAGAACAGGTATTAGCACAGTCTCTAGCTGAATCTTTTGATGTATTTGCTAATTCTGACTTAGTTAGTAGCCTACTACCAGTTCAAATTATTCAGGTGCTTTGTAGTGAACAAGCAGGTCATAAATTAGCAAAAATTACTTGCGAAAAGCATATTACTCAAACTGAACTGCTAAACCAAATTCGAGAAAGTTTACCTGTTTGGATTCCATTATTTAGCCAATTCATAGAAGATATAACTCCCTATTTTACTACAATTATTTCTCCTGATAACCTACAAGTAAAATGGTTATTAAGTTGTTTGGGTGAAATGTTAGATAATCAGCAAATTAAAGCGGTTAATCATTTACTCACTAATATTTCTAACGAAATAGTTAGCGACCATTCTTTACTGATTGATTGGTTACGAAATAACTACAGAAATGGTGGAAATTGGTATAAACTTTCAACTCCAGCAAAGCAAAGACTTCGAGAGTGGATTGGAGGCATCAATTATGGTGATTTCCAAAAGTTAGTTAATTTAATATTAAACAAGCTCGATTTACAAAACTTCGAGTCAAATCAGCTATGTAGACGCAGAGACTTTTGGGCTGATTACAGTAACCGCTTTGAACGGCTTCGCATCTTGTTACCCAAAGCATCACAAATTGCCATAGGGTATCAAATCCAAGGTGATGTTAATCTACTAGAAGATGATGGTAGCGACCCGACAGAGGTTTGTATATTCGATTTTGGTGAATGGTTTGTAGTCGAGTTCTTTCGGGGAAAAGGTAGTGAGATGCGCCTGTTTCCGAAAAATTCCATAAACGAACAAATCCTTTTTGGTGAATCCACTCTTTCAGTCAAGCGGATTCGCTGTCTGGGTGGCGATAGACATGATCATGTTTATCTTTGGCAGGAATTTTCCCCCACTTGGCTTAAAAATCATGGAATTTTGCCTAATCCAAATACCCGGCTTTCCAAAAACCCAACAGCAGATAAATTGCAAAAGCGAGAACACAATCTTGAGCGATGGAAAAAAGAAATTGAGTATCTAGAAAGGGAAGCTAGAGTTTACCTATGA